Part of the Candidatus Methylomirabilota bacterium genome, AGCCGGCGCCTATGAGGCCTACACGTACTGTTGGTCGTGGCGCGGTCATGCTGTCCTCCGTGTACTTCTTCACGGCTCTTCAGCTGCGGGGGCCCCGACATGGCCCCCGCACTCCCCCAGTTCCGTTCCTGGCCACTCGGGGCGTGCGGTACTGCACGGTCGGCGCTCAGCGGGTGCGGAGGCGCCACCAGCCCAGGAGGGCGGCGACGCCGGTCAGGCCGATGGCTCCGTTGGTCGCGAGGGCTCGCTGCACGCCCCAGCGCTCGGACATGGCGCCCACCATGAACGCGCCGATCGGGAACACGCCGCCCCACACGAGCGTGTAGATGCTCATGACCCGGCCGCGCAGCGCGTCGGTCGAGGCCAGCTGCATGGTCGTGTTGCACGCCACCACCGCGATGACGCCGAAGAAGCCGGTCAGGAACAGCATCGCGATCGCGGGCCAGACCGAGCGGACCACCGAGAGGCCGAGGAGCCCCCCGCAGGCCAGCGCGGCGGCGGCGAACATGAGCGGGCGCGGCGGGCGCGGACCCGCCATGCCCAGCGCGAGCGCGCCGGACACCGCGCCCACGCCGAGGGCGGCCATGAGGAACCCGAAGCCCTCCGCGCCCAGCCCCAGCACGGTGCGCACCACCAGCGGCACGTAGATCGTGAAGTTGAAGACGCAGAAGCTCACCATGAAGCAGAGCCCGAGAGCCAGCACCATCTCGCGAGTGCGCCACACGTAGCGCAGGCCGGTCAGGATCTCCTGACCCACGCTACCACCCGACCCGGGCTGGGGCAGGCCACGCGAGCGCAGCGTGCTCATCATCGCGATCGCGATCACGAAGCCGACCGCGT contains:
- a CDS encoding MFS transporter, which gives rise to MALPVALRAFRHDDFRRFFTAQLVAQIGSWMQTVAQSWLVLTLTSSPLLLGLIGTLQFGPILLFSIVSGALADRLPKKRLLIVTQAVLGGQALLLGALVYVGHVEYWHVAVLATGVGLANVLDGPARQSLVAEMVGRADVSSAISLNSACFNAARIVGPSIGGLVIARYGVAPAFLMNAVGFVIAIAMMSTLRSRGLPQPGSGGSVGQEILTGLRYVWRTREMVLALGLCFMVSFCVFNFTIYVPLVVRTVLGLGAEGFGFLMAALGVGAVSGALALGMAGPRPPRPLMFAAAALACGGLLGLSVVRSVWPAIAMLFLTGFFGVIAVVACNTTMQLASTDALRGRVMSIYTLVWGGVFPIGAFMVGAMSERWGVQRALATNGAIGLTGVAALLGWWRLRTR